AGCCCCAACAACCCATGACTGCGTACTAGTTTTCCTCTTCAAATTCAATTTCACATCTTAATTGGGTGTTGTACAAAATAAGTTGTTTCTGCTTTCTGATGGGTGAACTCTTGAGATCTAAAAATAGGTATGAATGACCAGacaaattcttctcaaatacACACTGTAAAATGATAAGAACATGAAAGTCACCTAAGAATTATAATCAGAACTGCCTATATATGACCTTTTTCAAGTCATAATCACTACAACTTCTTACAGCAGTAGTTTTATATTGCCTGACAGCATTCAATTTAACACTTACCATCTCGGTCACATAAGGGTAGCTACATATTGGAACAATCTGATTATGATCTGCTGACTGCCAAATATGCATACATTGTCCTCAAGTCATTTTGCATAGGCATAATGAATTTAAGATGTACAAACATGAACAAAACCACTAACCtgaatttttgaaacattttaatgaaagttTTTTTGGGCCTAGAATTATAACAAGGAAGTTGGACATCAAGACATATTTCTTGATGCAGCTGCAAAATTACAAGTTCTAGCTTTTTCTATAATAGCTATAGACACAGGTTACTGTGCTACATGGATTCTCagcataaaacataaaatggcaGAATTCTCATGAATCCATGTTTATTAGAAGCAATGGCTATCAATATGTATCTAATGCTGTCAGGATGTAAGCTACATATTTGCAGACAATTTAAAGTGGAGAGAACAGATGAAATCAATCAAGATCAGATAGGCTGAAATAGGTGAGcatctctggaaaaggaaaagtcTGACACAAGCTCAAGCTTGCTCTCATTCTCTTGCTTTTTATTGTAcaatgggggggggggagggaagTGATAAGAAACCAAGTACTTTTTCTAACCTTAATCCCACCTAAAATTGAGATAAGGAAGATTAGGAATGAGATATATAACCTAGTATACAACACTCTTTAATAATGGTCCAATTTTTAATTTGTAGTTAGCAGTATCTGGGTTCCAGGCCAACTATGAAACTAAAGCCAGTCACTTCCCTCTTTGAGACTATTTCTtcaaaagagggggaaaaaaagattaagaaatgcCTTGAGCTTCTCTGGCAAAATGACTCTGAACtttaaaagataatgaaattATCTGGTCCCAATTCACATACACTTCAAAAGTTTTACCTCAGTGTACACCATGCAAACCTAGTCAAACTGGCTTCTATTTAAAACACATTCTCTCTATTCCTGTTTTGTCTCTGCACATAGTTATGCTGACTGCAAATACATTGTGCTTCACTGCTGCCACCCATTCACTATTGATACATATTTGCCTCCTAGTCCTAAAACTTGATTTGTGAAACACATTACCTAGGAACTGGGGATCCTGGCTGAATGCTCACAGTACATACCCATATGGTTTGATCCCAAACCAGATTATAAACTAATCGAGTAGGGGCCAGTCCTAACTTGCACAGTGACAGGTACAAATATTTCAAGAACGTGAGACAGAAACCAGATTTTAGGGCTAGTAATGCTGGCAAAATGTGTTAAAGTAGGAGGGAAAAACACCtaagttttaaaaacatgataCAGAATCAACAAGAACATTCAGCATCCAATTGTAGACTCAACTGATTTGTTATTTACTACCAGTAACACATGCTATGGCAAAATTTTCAGGTGCTCAGTATCAAAGCACATTATCTATTGTTGGTGTACAAAACCAAGTGCCTATTATACACCAGGAACTTTGCACTTTAGCTActacaaagatgaatgaaacacTGCCTGACATCTTATAAACTAAAGGTAAAGAGAAACATGACAGAGTGCCAGGTACAGAAGTGACAAAAGGGACTGTCTCATTTTCTGGAGATAAAAAATAACTGAGCATTTACTACAAGTCATGAATTGCTCCTGGAGGTTTTCTCATTTAGTCCCTAAGACCACTATAATGAAGTAGTTAATATTTTACCTGTTTTATGGCCTATGAAACAGAAATGGAGGTAGAGGCCCAGAAAGGAAACTATCTGAGTCTAACTGGAAGTGGAGAGCAGATATTCAAACTTGGGTCATTTTAACTTCAGGGATGTCCATGAGGCTTGTAAGTGGGGGGTTAGGGGACAGATGAAGGACCTTGCATGTCATAGGGTGTTTGGACTTGATCCTGTGATAAACTAATTGTTTTAAACAAGAAAGTTTAGGAAAGATGTTTGTATGAACAGAGCTGCAACAGAACCATTAACTTATGAATggaaatacaagaagaaaagctgagagaaaaaaatttcagtttttaattttagtttgaaGTACTTATGTAACATGTAAGATACTTAGTAGGTCCATTTGAGTTCAGAGAGTATAAATTTTGGAGTCATCAATAGGTGTGGGAACCTTTCATTAATACAAATGGTGAAAAAGTGGCTGGGGACCTAACACCGGGAAATTCCAACAATTAAGCAGAAGAAACTAATGAAAATAGGAAGGACAGAAGTAGAAACTACAAAGAATATTAGCATATAAACTGAGTTTTAAGATGGTACATTCTAAGGAATCAAATGCTACAGGTTATGTAAGACCACCCAAATCTGGAGTACATAAAAATACAGAACCTTTCACAAAAATGTTATAAATGCAAATAAGTGcatatataatcatttaaaaCCTGAAAAGctgagtttgtggagaaagggaactaGTTAACTTttagacacttaaaaaaaaaaacaaacctctaGTACAAGTGAACTCTGACTCGTTTATTGGTAGAATCTCTCCTCTCaaccattttaatttctaaaggaTTCTTCACCTCATTTAAATCACTGTCTACCTTATCCTTTTTATTCCCATTTGCCCTTTAACTGATCACAAAGTGAGAGCAGAGGAATAAAGATAAAGAATAGCCACAGAACGTCTTGCTTAGAGATGGTCAGACAAGTTGTGTTTAGGACACAGTAGAGCTGCATAGACTATCATGCTACTGTTATTGTATGAACCTGAGAATAGTGAATATTCTTGCTGCTTTTTCAGGTTTCAgccacaaaatgagaaaaaataagttttcttgAGAAATGAGCTGTCATATAGCATAACCTTCCTTCATGAAAAATTTAGGGATAAGACTAAACTGGAGGAATAGGTTCtctcttaacaatattaaaaagttttttagaCAAACAACATGAACCAGGCATTGGGCATAATATATGGATAATGTGTGACAGTTGCAAATAGACTGCAGAACTcacttttatatataaaaaaaggagAGGTTTATAAATTCCTACTATGACTAAACCAATATCAATGACCTAGTGTGACataccttgctttttttttttaactcttgttATTCCTAGGTCCTTAATTCCAACTATTATAACCTCACTtattaatcattgatttttttttatgttaactgTCAGCAACACACCACGCTATAAAGAAATGAGAATTGCATTAAAGTTGAGCTAAAggtaaaaaatagaataaaggtTGAGATATACCAGAAAGTAAACATTTAGACAGATAAAAATGCTTCCAGAGTTCTATTTACCAAGTAGTCCACCTTGTTAATCTAACTGAAAATGTTAAGGGCTAGGAATTGTGTTTTTGGAGTCTTAAACATGGTAGGAATGCAAATCATTTGACTGAAATTAGAGGCGGAGTCCCAGTCTGTCCCAGGAACAAAGCAACTGGAGAAAACcagaaatagttttaaatgaGACACAAATATACTGTGGGAggggcaatttaaaaaatatttttgagaataaaGAATATTAAAGTGATATAATCTCTAGGAATAAATTTCTATATAATTTAACTCAGCTTAAGCTTCAATTGTATGAAATACCATTTACCCTAGGTTGGTAACCAATTATTAGACTAGTACACCATATGAAACATAGTTGTTCACTGAAGGTATATTATGTATTTCAAAAAGACGATGCTGACCATGCTGCTTTCTGCTTTGTGGTGGGCTTACAAGAagcataaacaaacaaacaaaaaaaccctccaaacccaattttcttttgttaataaaatGCAAGACCAACTGAATACTTCAATGTTTATGGCATGTGTAAGCATTGAAGGAAACCCCTAACAAtacttgtcttaaaaaaaaaaaaaaaccccaaccacCAGCTCTAAATAAGACAAGCAAATTGGTCAACTAGGTATATtcagaaattttgtttaaaactaCCACTCACTTCTCCAAGCAAATAAAGGATCTCCACCAGGTTTTACAGCTCTTTGCTGGTTGAATTTTTacactgtattttaaagtttACCATTTACATTGGATATTAAAGAGccctttttaaaaactacatctACATTAAATCACTACAGAGAACAGTGGGGTCTATAAGCTTTTGCTACCATCTAGTTTGCTTCATTTAGGTGGAACCATAATATTATTAGTTTCTCTGGTTTCCAGATGAAACTTTATACATAATAATGTTTCATACCTAAAATAAACAGTCAACAGGGAGGTTTGTGACTATGGGTTTTATCTTTTTGGATAGCAGAGGGctatccaaaatatttttcagatacttaggaaaaaattattaCCTTTCTTCCTAAGAAAAGTCACCAAATTGATTCAAGATAGCCACAAACCCTCAAAAGTTTTTGACTATTTGCAAATAGGGATTTCAGGGTTAGCACTAATGTAAGTAAACCTTGTCCAGGAAAAGATATCATTTATTTTCCAGAAGTTAAAACTAATTAGTCCCCGTATGTTGTTTAACcctaacattttaaaagttatatttaatgGTTTAAGTTCGAACAACTCTCAAAAATCTTTTCATTCTCTACTTAGAAGATACTGAAATCAggttggggtggggcagaggaaaATTTCATGAACAAAATCCAGTGAAGTCACATGTAATTCAGAGTTTCATTTTACATACAACTCTAATAAACCTTCTTATTGGAATGACAATCTCATATAAAACACATCTTGAGGCTTCTAGAGGCTGGTATAGTGACACTTATGTGACAGCAGGTAATGAAAAACTAACTAAATTCAAGGGCACAACAAATTAGATCCTCGTAATCAGAGCAAGCAGTACTGCATACCTGGATAAACCTCAAACAGATCAAGTATATAACCCCAAATGTTCACTAGTGTTTATATACTGTTGAAGTTTATAGGTTAAAATATCCTCTAGATACGAGAAATATGGATGTCAAAAAAAAAACGAAggccaatttttttcttcttcccatttAGGGGCAGAACTTTGCCAGTCTTATCAGCCACCCCCTGcaaccctcccaccccccatctTATAAGTGAAAGGGGAAGAAACCTTACCTCCCCAAGCCTCACTAATTGGTCATCTCCTCTCCAAATTTTGGTGGTCAGGAATTTTGGGGAAGAGACCAAAAGCCAGGATTTTACAGTTTCAATTGTACAGTATTTCTCTAAAAAAACATGGATACCTGAATGCCAACCAAGTGTCAAGCATTGGGCTGGGTCGTCAATGTAAAGGCTCATTTTACTTGGGAGTAGGGGTCAGGAAGAGTGTCAGAGGCAAAGGCTCAATTTATCCAGGAGTGGGAAGAGACATGTCAGGTGGTACGGACAAAGGTATGAAATAGCACAGCACTTGAGATGGTACAGTATTTTAGCCCCCCAGGGAAGTCCCAATTATGAAATCTTTGCAACTGTACAAGAGGTGACAATTTGAACAAAAATAGAAGGAAGGTTACAGTATGATTTACTCAAAATTACTGAACTGGAGAATGAGCAGCCAATTTTTTTGAGGGCATGAAGAAAGTTATTAGGATCAGGTACAAAGCTTAGTGTTTTCTGAGTTCAGGAAGCCTGTGGTCCCCTGTAATCTTTAACATTGCACCTGCAGCTTGAAGACGAAAATTTgtaaattattagagaataacaGGCACAAATGAAATTGCCCAAGAGAACCTATAATGCAAGAAGgtagtcaaagaaaaaaattaactgcaagcagtattatttaaaaatgccaCCGGAATGTAAAGAAAACTCACAGCAAGAGGTTCATGGATTTGGCAATTAGAAACAATGAGGACGCATGATTAAAAGTACAAAACAAATTAAGGATTTATTTCTATTAGCTTAAAAATTAGTCTCTTTTCCTTACTAAGGCACAGGAAAGCTGGGAACATTttcaaaagtactttaaaatgtgactttttaGTCTCTATTCTAAAAAGTTGCCATGAGGGCAAGGGAAACCTTACTTATATGTAACAGACCCTTTGAGAGTTCTTATAGGCAAAATGCTGATTTTATATCCAGAGTGGACAAAAGCAAaaacttttaactttaaaatcTTTGTACTACTTAATATTTATAGCTTGATTATTGGCTTTTCAGTTCATTCACATTGTTACTTGACTGAAAAAGCAAACCACAAAAACTAGTAATGATTTAAGTATACACAAACCAATTAAAAACTCAATCTTGTGTTCAAACTACCAAGTCTACAACTGAGACTAAAGGAAATAGCATAATCTTGACCCCAGGTTAAACTCATCTTTTCACGTCCAGTAAACATTTCCTCCTAAAACACCAAATAGAGGTGTTCTGTCAAAAAAAGGCAAGCCAGATTTCAGGGCAAATGTCTTTGTTAATTCCCTGCTCTCAACACCTCTTAAATCTTCACCAGTTTAGTTGACGGCTACTATACTAGTTTGACCAAGTGTAAATAATCAGAAAGTTGGTCTTTCTTATCAATCTTGCCAATATAGACCGTAAGAACTTTTGAAGATCTTCACCTTGCAAagtttcaaaaactaaaaaaaagtttAGACTCCTAGAAAAATGACTTGAGGTAGGATATTACACAAAGGTGCAAGACCcttaatgaaaaacatttacCAAGAGTGTGattctaattcattttttattttttaaaatcacagtaaGAGGGTGACAGAAAGACAACATAAGACTAAAAGTATTGAAAAAGGCCTTATAACTTGATACAGATTACACCActagattttattctttataatcacgcctagatttaaaaaataaatgcactaAAGATTACACGTTCTTGCAGGATACACAGACAGGGAGTAtatgggaagaaaacaaagaacagatgggagtaacaaaaatttttgaaaaaggcCTTCAAAATTCAGATGGtatattcctttgtctctcctAACAAATTAAGTGTTCCTGGGTGTTATTTACACTTGCTTACAAACTTTGGGAATATTTTCTATTCGAACGTGAGAAACTACGTTTTCTCAGAAAACGATACTCCTTGATGTCGTGGCCCAAAAGGCATGTCTTTCCTTTATACAATCCAGGGGCCCTCAGGGATTCAGAGAATTCCTATTCCCACTTTAAGGACCTGCCACCTTACCAAGTATAATTTGCAAGGAGAAAGGCAAATAAGAAAATAGGGCACCAAACCTCCTCCACTAATAGCCGTCACACCCCACGAGAAGTATCCCTCCGGGGGGTTTCCCTCGGGAGCCGCAGCTGCTAAATGAATGGAGGAGGGGAAGCGCCCTCAGTCATCTCTTCCGCTTCAGGCCGCCACCGCGGACCTCACCACAGTCCTCCGACCCAGCCCAttcccctcccccgccccagccTGGGTCTGAGCCAAACCCCACAGGAATGCAGCCCGGTCACATGCGCTGCGCTGGCGGTGGACGTGCCTCTCCCCCCGCGCCCCAAGGAGACCTAGCGCCATCTTGCCCTGACGCAGTTACAAAAGTCATGGGAGAAATTGTGTCTCATCCGCGCCAGCGCCCCAAAGTTTCGCAGAGGCCGAGCCGGGGCCCTCACCTCGCGCAGGGACATGAAGAAATGGTCAGGGAAGAGCCTTGAGATTCCCTTCGTCACTGCTTGGGTTCCATACCGGCCGCGACAACGATCACCATCGTCacttctccctctctgcctctgcaacAGCCTCCACCGACGGCTCTGGCCCCACCCAATGCTGCAGCATGAGGTCATCGCTAGCCAATCACACCGCGCCCGACAGAACACACCAGGCGCTGATTGGCTGCATGGCCCGCCTCTGCCTCTCCCCACTCCGCTTACGAAGCGCTCCGGATCGCTGTGGGTCAAGGAGAAGACGGAAACCGCCATTGCGGGGAAAGACCCCGAAAACTGGAATCACCATGTCATTTTAGTGGGGAAAcccttgttttattctttggcctcccccttttttcttcgaAATAACCTTCTCTCTGCCCCCCGCCCATTTAATCACCGCCACATAAAGGAATACCCGTTTCCCACCCCGCACACTGTCCCGCCGGCGGGGAAATCGTTCCCCGGGCCGAGAGAAGTAGGAGGCAGCGACGACAAGTGCACCGACGGCAACGGCAGCTTTTTACCCCGATACACGGTGGCAGGGAGACGGCGCTGACGGTGGCTGTAATTTTCCTGATGCTTCTCCCCCTGACCGCTTTCGTTCCTTGCTCCTCCATCAAGACGGCGCTGGACTCGCCAGCTCCGCTTTTATCCGTTGTCCGGAGTCTGCGCATTGGAGCCTCGTCGGCCCCTAGTGGGCGTCGAGTGACACCCCAACGGAGTTCACCCAACGCTTGAGGGCagactggggaggaggaggggaggaccCGGACCGAGGTGGTTTTGGGAGTGGGAGAAAGTGCATCGCTTTAGGAGGGTATGGGCTGGGGGTGGCGGGGTCGATCCCAGGGCCTCCTGTCATCATCCGTCCCCCCAGTTGTGGCCCAGGTTTACCGCTATACAGACGAGTGCCTCTCAGGGAAAATGGGTAAAGAACCAGTCTCCCAGAATACCAAAACTTCCCCAAATATTCGGTGAAATGCATCTGTTATGAAAAAGACGGAGTCCTGTCTACCTCTCGGCTTCCAGTTGGCTGTCTCCGAACCTTTGTGGAGAGGAAACGGCGGGCGGCAGCCCACAAGAAAAATGGCGGCTGGCAGCTTCGTCTCgtcccctccccctctgccccTGCGGAGCGGGTCGGACAGACCCCGTGCACTTGCCGCCGCCGCGGCCGCTGCTgccgccgtcgccgccgccgccgccgccgccgcggccgccgccgccgtcgcGGCCATTTTCCCAGAGCGAGAGGCAGTGACACTGATCGGGCGCAGGGGGCCGAGTCGGAGACCGTACCTGAGTTCGGGAGCGGCAACAGAAGAGGCATAGACACGCTGAGCAGCCTCGCCGCCGCTCCCGCGTTCCTGTTGACTATCTGGGTGCCCCCTCCCCTTCTCGTTTGCTGAAGAGGCTGCGCgctgctgtttggggagggggtgTGTGGAGCCGGGTCCTGCGTCCGCAGTGGCTGCTGTCGGGGGGACGTCTGTTCGCGGAGGTGTGGAGAGACTCCTTGGGGGTCGAGCAAATAACGGGGTCCAGGTGTCTGGTGTGTGAACATCACAGGTCAGTGCCTGACGTCTCCTTGGGAATTCATGGGCTTTGCGGGGTGGAGGGACCTGTGTGTCAAGGGAGGggattttctcatcttttatcCTTCTGGTGGTGGGAGTGCGGGGGAGTCGACGTTGATTCTCAGGGGTCTTGGCTGGGGCAAGACGTTGCTTGTTTGAATCGAATTTAGCCTTTCTCTTTCCTGTCCCTAACCAGGGTTCATTATGGCGGGTTTTAGGGTTGGAGAAGGGGAAACTGGCAGTTATATCCCTTTGAAAATGGGAGTTAGGGAGGGGGCGCACTCCTCTTTGGCAGCGGGTTAGGGCCGCTttgggtgaggagggaggcttGTGACTGTTAGTAGGGTTTGTGTCGAAGTGGTCCCAGGAGCTGCCAGCTCTCCCTTTCCTCAGCGGCGTCCCGTTCAGGTGCCGGAAAGCCGTATAGGCcccattttcttctatttctgacTGGCAGTCTCTGGTATAATTTCCTCGTAAATGCGAAGCGGGTGAAAAGAACGCGCTGGGTATCTCCCTTTGTGGAGAACCAGACAGCTCCTTACCCTCCCCGGGAGAGGGTAAACCCGCCCCTGAGGTGGTCACCCCCGTACCCAGCCTTCCCAGTCTCCTCCCCCACTCCTTGCATTATCGCCGTCCTTTACTGTACCGGAGGCTTGGAGTCCACAATATGGCACATTTCAGAAAAGCTCGTATTGACCAAGGGATTGGCACAAACACTGTGGCAGCagacacagaagagaaacaaacggTTCACTGTGCTAAACGGgtgacgggggtgggggggagagaaAACAATCCGGAGTGCTCTCTTCCACTGGCCTTAGCTCCGTGGAGATCCGTTCTTGCTGGAGCCTGTCTTAAGAATAATACCATGTAAAGTCAGAGAGAAATCGCTGGAGTTAGCCTTTAGAGTAAATCCCGTTTTGCCTATTCCCCCCCCCTTTTTGAGATGTGAATAACGTAAGGTGTTTGGAGTTCTGGAGACCTTGGAGAGAATTAGGTGAGGTGCATTCAACTCTAGGCTGGAGACGTCAATACTTAATTGGAAAATAGTCcgttttttcctttactttccgAGATGAGGAGTAAAAAGTGAAATTTCCCTCTTTTGTCCTTTACAGATTCTAAAAATGGCGGCCCCGGGCTGATGTTGTGGTAATCTAATCAGCTCGGGTCCTCCACACCCCATGCAGTGCGTTTGTCTGCAGCATATTACATACAGGCTTATTATGTTTACATGAAAAGACTGggcttttttccttctctaaacCGTTTCAAAATGTGTTGATTTTACTGCAAATTACAATGTTGTGTGTTCTAGTTGGTTagctttaatgttttttttcctgagaggCAAGTAAAATGACACCACTTCTGAAAGAAAAACACTCAGCCTTAGATTTTTCAGTAGTGGGCTAGGTGCtctttactaaaaaaaaattatttgggaaCAAATGAAAGTTTTTGTTGGGTTTAACCTGATTATCTTTTATTCAATATGCCgaagtaaattaaaatgtttagtaAGTGTGTAAGTGCAACCTATTTTGTATGACTAGACTTTTAATCTAGAGTGAAGCCTCTGCCATCCAACTCTTGATCAAATTTGTGAATTTTGGGTTTTGTACTCTTTCAGGTTAATTTTTAGGGAGCTGTACAAACAAGCCTAAACCTGTTACTTCACCGGGTGTGCAGATGCTTGTTCTTCTCACTATTATAATTGGCATCCATTTTCCCTATATATTTAGGCACTCCTTAAAAATTTTCTTACTTGATTGTGTATTTGACAAAGTGAAGCTCCATGCTTTGCtgccttttaaaattatcttatgGCATATTATCATCATTATATAAGTAAAAAAGTAAGACTTTAGTTCTTgattccccctcctcccccaacccaaACATGTTCATTTACCTATTATGGGTTGTGGAATTTAGTCTGTTTTAATAGACTTTAAATAAAAGCCATACCGTAATAGGGTCTTGAGTCCATTTTTATACTTATTTCAGAATCTGGTAGATTGAGGGAAAAACTTAAGTGATGTCATTTAAGTATATTGTAAAAAGAGTGAATGATTAGAATTCATTTCTGTAGTGGGTGGCCGATCGTTTTGGCCTAAACTAGGCAGTGAGATAGGAGTGGGCCATTAGTGGCATTTAATGACCATTCTGATTGTGGAGCAGCTGAAAAGATGAGTGCTTTTCGATTCAGTAGTACTTAAAAAGGTTAGAGACTATACACCCTTTCATGATTCTCTTATTCCACTGTTAATTCTGTTCTAAAATATTTACAAGAGAATCATGAGATTATTATGTGAGCTAGATAGATGATAAATTTCTATTCTACAAATTGTAGAAATAGCTGATTTAGGGAGTTTGATCAGGAAAGACTGAGCACACAACCTGACTTAGAATcgttgaaatattttattatgaaatgaaattttcatgGATAGTGGGAGAATTTGTTTAGAGATTTGGGGTCAGTACTCATTTGTATTATGCTCTGGGTGATCATATAAATCCAGACCCTTACCTGCTGTGTAAAGATTGTGCGTTTATTTAATATACTAAGTGGTTAAGATCTGTGGTGCGTAAGGTTGGTACTTTATTTTAAACTTACTGTCTAATGTAGGGAATCTGTTCTCTTAGGGAAACTTGGTTTATATAGCCATAGGAGGGAACACTCTATGTTTTTCTTGATAGGGACCTTGATTAGGTCTAGACACAAAACATTTGGACTTAATTTGGCCTCAGACATGTTAGAAATTATGAGGAAAGCTTCCTTTATTAGCTTTGTTCATACTGGCCTGCTTCATTGCTTTGGGTTTTCGttgttccttttttgttgttatgtttTGGTTCTTAGTAAAAtggactgttttgtttttaagtatattgcactttgttttaaatagttattttctaaataacatgTTTGATTTTTCATCAGTGTATACCACAATTGACTATATTTTAAGTTAGGATTGTGGAGGCTAACTTATTAAAAGGTTACGCATGATTTTTGTTCCCAGAGAGTTCTGAAACATTCTGTCCCTTGGAGGAAAACTAGTCAAATTGTCTTTGTTCTTAGGAAAGCTGAGTTTGAGGAATCAGTTGTTTATCTGTTTAACTGGATTTGTAGAAAATCATAACACAATTGGAAAGCAAATTTTAGAGAGTACCTTTAGAGACATACTTCCTTTTTGTTGTCAGTGTAAGTTATAGGATCTCTTTGGTCTTAGTTTAAGTTTAGAATTTCTCCATTTCCCTTCAACTCTTTAGGTCTCTGATAACTCTTCCATTATTTTGGCTTGTCCATCTTCCTAAAAGCTGCAAACCAGAAAATTTTTACCATATATACCACAATAAGCTCTAAGACTTCTCGatctaaaaatgaggaaatgaaaagaaaagccaaTTAGGAGAAAAAGCCAACATAGGAGAAATTATTCTGCTTAATATATACCTTCATGGTCTTACAAAAGGATTAActtcttaaaattcttatttctaaGAATGAAGTACATCAGACTCTTAAACCTAT
This portion of the Manis javanica isolate MJ-LG chromosome 6, MJ_LKY, whole genome shotgun sequence genome encodes:
- the LOC108389725 gene encoding uncharacterized protein isoform X2, which encodes MRRLRTTDKSGAGESSAVLMEEQGTKAVRGRSIRKITATVSAVSLPPCIGVKSCRCRRCTCRRCLLLLSARGTISPPAGQCAGDPERFVSGVGRGRGGPCSQSAPGVFCRARCDWLAMTSCCSIGWGQSRRWRLLQRQRGRSDDGDRCRGRYGTQAVTKGISRLFPDHFFMSLREQLRLPRETPRRDTSRGV
- the LOC108389725 gene encoding uncharacterized protein isoform X3, with the translated sequence MRRLRTTDKSGAGESSAVLMEEQGTKAVRGRSIRKITATVSAVSLPPCIGVKSCRCRRCTCRRCLLLLSARGTISPPAGQCAGDPERFVSGVGRGRGGPCSQSAPGVFCRARCDWLAMTSCCSIGWGQSRRWRLLQRQRGRSDDGDRCRGRYGTQAVTKGISRLFPDHFFMSLRELRLPRETPRRDTSRGV
- the LOC108389725 gene encoding uncharacterized protein isoform X1, which encodes MRRLRTTDKSGAGESSAVLMEEQGTKAVRGRSIRKITATVSAVSLPPCIGVKSCRCRRCTCRRCLLLLSARGTISPPAGQCAGDPERFVSGVGRGRGGPCSQSAPGVFCRARCDWLAMTSCCSIGWGQSRRWRLLQRQRGRSDDGDRCRGRYGTQAVTKGISRLFPDHFFMSLREVRAPARPLRNFGALARMRHNFSHDFCNCVRARWR